The DNA region TCAGTTTCATTTAttcgtccgtccatccatccattcttcttttgtttcattcatttattcatccatttcattcatccatccatcccatTCATTTATCCACCCATTTGTTTCATTCATCCATCTGTCCATTTATCCGtctatcaatccatccatccaatcaACCAACCATTCATCTGTTTccttcatccatccatccatctatccattccttcttttgtttcattcattcatccatccacccatGCATCCATTTTATACACTCATCCATCCTTCtgtttcatccatccatccatccgtttcATTCATCTATCCCATTCATCAAACCACCCATTTATCCATTCGTTTCATTCATCCATCATCCATCCATTTctttcattcatccatccatccattcgtTTCATTCGTCCATCTGTCCATTCAACTGTCTATCAATCCATCCAACCAATTCACCCATTTCATTCATCCGTCCCCACGTCTATTCCATCTTTTTTATctgtttcattcattcatccatccatcagcttcattcatccatccatacGTTTCATTTGTCCTTCTGTCCATTAATTCATCCATCATTTCCTTTTcccatttgttttatttatccgtccatccatccattttttCATTTGTTCATCCATCTGTTTAATTTATCCATCCaacatctatccatccatccattcctTTGTTTTATCAACCATtccatttaatttttattaattcgTCTGTCTGTTCATTCATCCATtggtttcattcatttatttacccATCCATCTGTTTCATTCATCAACGTATGGTTTATACATCCATCTATTTCTTTGTTTCATTCATATATCCATCCATGCATGTGGACAACTGCAGGCTTTGTTGATGGTGTGACAGGTGTACCTTTCTGTGTGGACCTGGCGAATTAGGCTGAAAGTCCAGGGCCAAATAGTCCACATTTCCACAGTTTCTAGGTGCAGGGCTGTTGGTACCACTCATCGCCGGGGAGGTAGACGCTGGGTTTTGCTGTAAGAAAATGTGCATGTTGGTGGATAAATAGCAGACTGAAACAGGAAAGAAGATGTAAACCTGAAGACTCGTCCTCACCATTGCCACATAGTTCTCCTCACTGTCTGCTGAATCTGTACTGGTGATGCTCTGGGTGGAAATTGGGCGACAGTGTTGTGAAGACATGGAGTTCATGATGGGCCTGTAATATAAAGCAAAGCATTACTGACACGATAGGTTATTGCTCATATCTTAAATTTAGAGGCATTCTTGATTTGATGTCCTATACATGGTGCTTACATGGGTCTGGTCCAGGACATGGTGACGGGACTCTTGAAGGGAAGCTCATCAATGATGCCGTTGTTCCTCAAGTCAAGAGGTGTTGGTTTTGCTGCAAATCATGATCATAATAAATCAGCGTAACTgtttatagttcacccaaaatgaaaatgtgagaaatgaaaattaaataattatttactgAACCATATGGCACTCTGAGCgcatttacattttacacaaatggcaattttatccaaagtgcattcaagctatactaTCCTTTTATAagtgtgtgtgttccctgggatctaATCTATGACCTTTGATCTGTAATCTCTATGACTCTCTACCACTGAGCAACAGGGAGGCATAAGACAAACCTATGTAAATTTTGTTTTCTGAGGAACTTCTGATGAATGTATTGGTGGCTCTTATTCATGCAATTCCAATGAACAAGGTTAATAAGAAGAACATGGGAGTGCATGGGatttttttgtaatcattaaaacatttttgaggTAATGCACACCTTCCccaaatacaataaaacataaTGACATGATATAACACATCACGGTGACAGTTATGTTGAGCTATGTATAGTAAATGTATTGATGCCCCCTCACCTGTCCTGGGTTTAAGGTTGCGATTGATTGGCGGCGGTGTGACGTCGCTGAGACGTCCCGGTCGGAGACACAGCGATGCCGTACTGCCCTTCCTGGCCGGTAGAGTTGCTGAGAATCCTGGGAAATCAAAATGGTGAGGACCTGGGCTCATGggaatataattattttttggaCTGTCAGCCAGGGCAGCGCTGAGAGGGGAAGATGATGAGCCAGGATTCATGGGTACGTAGTTATCATCAGAACCGGCACTGTCAGAACGGGTCAATGGGACTTTAGTTCTCTGTAAAGGAGAGCAGAACAATCTTGCTTACACGGTTTACGGATCAGTGTAGAAAAGCACtgtgacaaacacacacaccattTGTTCTGTCATGGTTGGAATAGACTTGCTATTGTCAGTCCTCTGTGAGTTATTTTCAGGAAATGTGCCGTTTGTGTCCCCATGACTTAATACGGATATAACTGACTCTTGATTTGGCTCTGTTCAGTATGTAATTTAAATATAGATTGGATAAAAACAATATCAAGAAGAATTTTGCTCAGTTATCTATTCAATTACAGTATATATGTGACCATGTCTGTGAAGtcaagtctcataatctgattTTGATCATAAtctgagatttggagcatcaaagtttgatttcacattgatttacTAATTCAATTACTaattcaatattaaagatatcaagattatattttcacaaaatgttctttacattatttaagatgtatttttttataccTACATGGTCTTAAAGGGGTCGCACACCAGACACATTGTTTTCTAGGAGTATACACACACCAGCGCcaacaggtggcgcctgtccgtggcgcccagctacgactcaggaagttgtttaaatccctgtcgcgccacagagcgccactcacatagtttaacattaaataacatcatatttgtcccaaatcattaacgattaacattggctgctagcgtatatttgcattttgaagtagacgctatctgactaagctcgcgctatttaatgtgaacttccggtgtacgatacctctgagttgtcctagacgcgacgcgGTGCTGAGCTGCACATCCGGTGTGCGACCCATATTTAGGCACTGACGCCTGGTGACCTCTTTTTCGGTGCGAAGcttgtcaaaacatgtatttagtccatcatgtgtgtggctcatcatgtcaaaatatgtgtttggcgtgtCATGtccatcatgcgtcatgtcaaaatacgagcctgctgcagacgcttcgaaagggtttatgataaaagaaacgcTCATGTTTGCCAGATAttcacttaatctcatgtgtaatcagagtttagtgttgcgggagtgtcttgcgtgtatttttaTCATAATCTTGTTcacaggcacgtattttgatgcatgatgcacatggttcacatgacgcaacgaacacattttttgaatttgcgctcctcggaaaagaagtcaccggccatcTTGGGTGTTAACTGTAACACTTTATAGtgaaattattataataaaccTTCAGGCATAAATGTTGAGGAGAAGATTACTTTACCAAATATGAGCTATAGCCATCATTGACAGACTCCACTGACTGTCCAGAGTTGTTAAAGTAGACCGGTCGTTGGTGACTGCCCGTCTCAAAGGAGGAACCTAAAATACATTagataaatgataaaaaagcttAACAAACCAAGCAAACCAAGTAATCATGAGTTTATAAATTCACAGAAAGTTTtagaaagaaaatataaaaagctgtttttattactttaaaataattccTGAATCTGTGTTTTGTATGACACTGAACTCTAATCCGGCATATTTATTTTCTGTAACAAATGCTTTTACACAAAGGCAAAATGTGACCATGGACCACTAAACccgtcataagggtcaatttttgaaattgagatttatacatacACGGCAAAAAatagtgctaaatagcactaaaagcttgtaattacaggggaaccattttagtgctatatagcacctataaagCACCTACTGTATTAAGAACCGGGGGTAATATGgtaccactatagcaccagatatggttctatataacacaatatggttctacacaggtgctatatGGTACTAATTCCtttatgattacgagccagtgaaccactttaagtgctatttagcactgtttgttttcaGAGTGtaatctgaaagctgaataaatgcTTTCCATTGTTGTATGGTTTATAAGGATAGGACAATATGTGGCCGAGAtataactatttgaaaatctggaatctaaagccttttgtgcagctaaattattataatttttttggacgacctagttaaggcggtagggtttccaagctaAGGTGGGCCGCCTGAACTGAAAtgttgctgcgggaaaccctgtttttttatatatttacgtcaggaaatttacaaaatatcttcttggagcatgatctttacataaagtaacagtatgtaagaaatttatatcaattaatcataaaatggccctgatatgtccctgatatgtcactagacatatGTCactaattttcatttcaaaaacttctatcactcacaacagtgatccggccaggatattgtcatttaaaaagtggagttgcagccctcaactgatgtttatgttgtcattttgtgtattggcaaCCAGTTTTGTGaatgcagtaccagttttagccacaagttttgttattgcaataccagttttggccacaatcctacatactgttcctttaataataatttttggcattaaaaataattttgactcacaaaatgtattgttgactattgctacaaatatacccatatGATTTATGACTGGTTATGTGGTCCAGGGTCCCAAATGTGACTGCAATGTCTGTATGCCCCATTGGCTATAACTTTCCTCTCTGGTAACATGGCTACTTAGCACAGGTGTGGGAAAGAGGAGACGATGGTCAAAAAGTCACTTCCTGTTCCTCCAAACACTAGTCTAGCCTTGCTGAGCACTAGGAAATCACTGAATTGTGTCTGCTATTTTTTTCACTGCTTATCAGGCCGGAACAAGGCATTCTGGGGCGGCCTGCATGGCTTGAATTTCATTAGCCTCCCTGCAGATCAGAGTAAACCTTGACCAGATTGCCTCTTGGTTGTGCAGATGCACAAATTTAACAGAAAAGAACATGAATGAAAGAAAGCAGAGAAGTGGGAAGAAGAGTATGGTTTGTCAGCTGCATTATTAAAGCTACTAAAAATGTCAGGAACTAAATAATTTCATTGCTCTTTCTCAATTTTTATCCAAATTGTGAAtattaaatgctaaaaacatTGAATTACGTATTTAGACATGTTCCAAGTTCTGGTACCCGCGTtgcaaaatgtataaatgaaatTTGAAGTGGACAAACTAAATTTGACCTCACATCACTGACCGTTTGCTGAAACAACGAGTAAAGATTGAACATACAAGACtaaagcaaaaacaaaattgAATACAAAATGATGCTTTCACTACCTCTATGGAGTTTGACGTTCTCCACAGCTGGCAGCGTGTTTCTCCTGGGAATCACTGATACTGTCGCTACATCGCCATTTTGGGCTCCTGTGGACAGTGGGCTGCCCCATCGCGTCTCTGAGCCTTGACTGGGTTTGGGTGGCCTGGGTGGGGGTGCGCTCGTGGAGTCACCGCTGGACGGCAGCAGTGCATTGTGGTTCTTGTCAAAGGTGCGGGGGATCTGGTAGACGGAGCCGGGAACGCTGGGTAAATCGTAGTTATCGAGGGCCCTCTGCTCAGCGGCAAGTGGGGCCGCTAGAGTGTTACTGGGGGTCTTATAGATGTAGACGTCCTCCGAGTCGAGCTCTGATTGCTCTTCGGAGCTGTAACCTCTGGGCAGGACGTAGCAGGCATCCTGAGAATCGGTCCGTGATGAGAGCTGCTGAAGTTTTCCAGGTTTGGGCAGGCTATAAAAACCGTGAAGTTGCCCCCCCATGCCATTCAAACAGTGAGAGAAGCCATGAGTAAGTCTCTGAACCGCAGAGTCGCTGCCCACTAACAGACTGCTGCGAGAGGCTTGTGAGAAACTGGCACTCCTTTGGGAAGAAGAAGGTGAAGAAGGTTTGTTTTATGATAAATATAtgtcaaataaaaatatatctttatataaattaaagatgCACTAATATATCAATATCGATCGATAAAGACAAATTGTCACACTATTGGCCGATAGTTTAATAACAGCTGATAGTCATGgccaatcaaaagagaacaggaaaatgcaatgaatttgagcaCTGTGTATAGAACATGTAAAAAACACCACTACCGTATTTTCTGAAatataaatcaaatttttttcgTAGTTCGGCTGGTCCTGCGACttctagtcaggtgcgacttgtAGTCAGTATGAATAAATTTTGACATGTATGAACCAAGAGACATCATTACCGactacagccgcgagagtccgctttatgctgctcctgtatttatgtaatttaatgaATTCAGTTTATAATGAAACTGtttataacccaacagttggttctgtccaatatttacccaaccatgggttaaaccAACCCGATTTTTTTCAGAGTGCAATAAATCTTTCCTTTTGAATGTTAAATCCAAAAGGACAGCAGCCATATcgccctgtagcccaagactggttgcccactgaagctaagtaGGATTTATGCTGgccagtacttggatgggagacctcctGGGTCATTATATTTCTACTGTCTATGATTAATATAATATCATGTATGGATTGTACCTGTATGTTTTGATGCTAAGCTACAGGCCGCTAACAAGCACATAatgcaaaatacattttttatttagcttcatcaattttttgtttttcttatttactctaattacatttgtgttatgtcAGCCTCATATCGCCCTCTGCTTTCTCAATATTGGTATAAGCCATTAAAAAAATCCATGTCAGGTGGACCACtagttaaaatgaaaatatatactTATTTTTCTGCATATAACTGTCATTTATACATTATTTATATATCCTGTCCCAAGTCTGGGAAATATGTCACCACAAAAAAGAAAACGGCATGAGACATTAACAATGAAAGCACATCAGACAGTTCTGTGTAATGCTGTGATCTGACCACTGGTGGCAGTGTTTCtctttgtttttcagtgctttgtTTACATGGAGAGAGGCTCTGCTGTGTGACTTTGAGTCTGTTAGGAGATGATTGAGAGTGTTTATGATACATGGAGGGAGTAAAAACTGTCTCTATATTGAGCAATGAATAC from Paramisgurnus dabryanus chromosome 8, PD_genome_1.1, whole genome shotgun sequence includes:
- the LOC135771397 gene encoding GRB2-associated-binding protein 2 isoform X1, whose translation is MSEGEIICQGWLRKSPPEKKLRRYAWKKRWFILRSGRMSGDPDVLEYYKSDHAKKPIRIIDLHCCEQVDAGLTFKRKEFQDSFVFDIKTAERTFYLVAETEEEMSRWVRSICQLCGFNQSEENHHDERTSNTHVSRSLTNDLGGSLVPLIGERKTSVPTNSSQPMLFTFDTPVRHSHSTLSNSAPQDYLLLHQCMSRKSESTRSASFSQASRSSLLVGSDSAVQRLTHGFSHCLNGMGGQLHGFYSLPKPGKLQQLSSRTDSQDACYVLPRGYSSEEQSELDSEDVYIYKTPSNTLAAPLAAEQRALDNYDLPSVPGSVYQIPRTFDKNHNALLPSSGDSTSAPPPRPPKPSQGSETRWGSPLSTGAQNGDVATVSVIPRRNTLPAVENVKLHRGSSFETGSHQRPVYFNNSGQSVESVNDGYSSYLRTKVPLTRSDSAGSDDNYVPMNPGSSSSPLSAALADSPKNNYIPMSPGPHHFDFPGFSATLPARKGSTASLCLRPGRLSDVTPPPINRNLKPRTAKPTPLDLRNNGIIDELPFKSPVTMSWTRPMPIMNSMSSQHCRPISTQSITSTDSADSEENYVAMQNPASTSPAMSGTNSPAPRNCGNVDYLALDFQPNSPGPHRKPSTSSVTSDEKVDYVQVDKEKTQALQNTMQEWTDVRQSSEPAKAIKS
- the LOC135771397 gene encoding GRB2-associated-binding protein 2 isoform X2 — its product is MSGDPDVLEYYKSDHAKKPIRIIDLHCCEQVDAGLTFKRKEFQDSFVFDIKTAERTFYLVAETEEEMSRWVRSICQLCGFNQSEENHHDERTSNTHVSRSLTNDLGGSLVPLIGERKTSVPTNSSQPMLFTFDTPVRHSHSTLSNSAPQDYLLLHQCMSRKSESTRSASFSQASRSSLLVGSDSAVQRLTHGFSHCLNGMGGQLHGFYSLPKPGKLQQLSSRTDSQDACYVLPRGYSSEEQSELDSEDVYIYKTPSNTLAAPLAAEQRALDNYDLPSVPGSVYQIPRTFDKNHNALLPSSGDSTSAPPPRPPKPSQGSETRWGSPLSTGAQNGDVATVSVIPRRNTLPAVENVKLHRGSSFETGSHQRPVYFNNSGQSVESVNDGYSSYLRTKVPLTRSDSAGSDDNYVPMNPGSSSSPLSAALADSPKNNYIPMSPGPHHFDFPGFSATLPARKGSTASLCLRPGRLSDVTPPPINRNLKPRTAKPTPLDLRNNGIIDELPFKSPVTMSWTRPMPIMNSMSSQHCRPISTQSITSTDSADSEENYVAMQNPASTSPAMSGTNSPAPRNCGNVDYLALDFQPNSPGPHRKPSTSSVTSDEKVDYVQVDKEKTQALQNTMQEWTDVRQSSEPAKAIKS